The proteins below come from a single Corynebacterium cystitidis genomic window:
- a CDS encoding PTS ascorbate transporter subunit IIC, producing the protein MDIFRAIIDFLVNEILSVPAFLVGLITAVGLIALGKGIGQVIGGAIKTVLGFLLITAGAGLVTTSLEPLGNMIAGATGAQGVVPTNEAIAGIAQDQFGGQVAWVMILGFAVSLLLARFTPLSYVFLTGHHVMFMATMLVIVLATANYNAWIVVGLGSALLGILMVSLPAIAHPWTRRITGDDSIAIGHFGTAGYVAAGAVGKLVGGKGEKMSKSTEELNLPEGLRFLRDSMVSTALSMALMYIIIALLYVARAGTEEAFTSFEGGAVNMGDFLMQAFTQGLQFGVAVAIILFGVRTILGELVPAFQGIAAKVVPGAIPALDAPIVFPYAQNAVLIGFISSFVGGLVGLAVLSMWLNPAFGLVLILPGLVPHFFTGGAAGVYGNATGGRRGAVLGAFANGLIITFLSALFMEVLGTFGSANTTFGDADFGWYGILIGYASRAQGVIGIVLIAFVGLAVLALAWWCQKKLVDQPWDPTPYRQNPKGTVASGISNPDKPTVGKGLVKAYPKVEPPVGAPLPPAKPEF; encoded by the coding sequence ATGGATATCTTCAGAGCCATCATCGACTTCCTCGTTAATGAAATTCTCTCCGTACCGGCGTTTCTGGTGGGTCTCATCACAGCTGTCGGTCTTATCGCCCTTGGAAAAGGCATTGGTCAAGTTATCGGCGGTGCCATTAAGACTGTCTTGGGTTTCCTGCTCATCACCGCAGGTGCAGGCCTCGTCACCACCTCTCTGGAACCGCTTGGCAACATGATTGCTGGCGCTACTGGTGCACAAGGCGTGGTTCCAACCAACGAAGCAATCGCTGGCATCGCACAAGATCAATTCGGTGGACAAGTCGCCTGGGTCATGATTCTAGGCTTCGCCGTTTCGCTTTTGCTCGCACGATTTACTCCGCTCAGTTACGTCTTCCTCACTGGACACCACGTCATGTTCATGGCGACAATGCTCGTGATCGTTTTGGCTACTGCAAACTACAACGCGTGGATCGTTGTCGGCCTGGGTTCGGCCCTACTGGGGATCTTGATGGTCTCACTGCCTGCGATTGCTCACCCGTGGACTCGAAGAATCACCGGTGATGACTCGATCGCTATCGGCCACTTCGGTACCGCTGGTTACGTGGCGGCGGGTGCTGTCGGCAAGTTGGTCGGTGGTAAGGGTGAAAAGATGAGCAAGTCTACTGAGGAGCTTAATCTTCCCGAAGGGCTGCGCTTCCTACGCGACTCTATGGTGTCGACCGCGCTGTCCATGGCGCTGATGTATATTATTATTGCACTGCTTTACGTCGCGCGTGCTGGAACCGAAGAGGCCTTCACCTCCTTTGAAGGCGGCGCTGTCAACATGGGGGACTTCCTGATGCAGGCATTTACCCAGGGGCTGCAGTTCGGTGTTGCCGTCGCGATCATTCTTTTTGGTGTGCGCACCATCCTGGGTGAGCTAGTGCCGGCTTTCCAGGGTATCGCTGCCAAGGTCGTTCCAGGTGCCATCCCCGCACTGGACGCCCCAATTGTGTTCCCTTACGCGCAGAACGCTGTGCTTATCGGCTTCATCTCGTCCTTCGTTGGTGGCCTTGTGGGGTTGGCAGTTCTGTCTATGTGGCTCAACCCCGCTTTTGGGTTGGTGTTGATCCTACCGGGTCTGGTACCGCACTTCTTCACCGGTGGTGCAGCAGGTGTTTATGGTAATGCAACAGGTGGACGCCGCGGTGCCGTTCTTGGCGCATTCGCCAACGGTTTAATCATTACCTTCTTGTCGGCGTTGTTCATGGAGGTGCTCGGCACCTTCGGTTCTGCGAATACTACGTTCGGCGACGCGGACTTTGGCTGGTACGGAATCCTCATCGGATACGCCAGCCGTGCCCAAGGTGTGATCGGTATTGTCTTGATTGCCTTCGTCGGCCTGGCTGTACTGGCCCTCGCATGGTGGTGCCAGAAGAAGCTGGTTGACCAGCCATGGGATCCAACCCCGTATCGCCAGAATCCGAAGGGGACTGTTGCTTCGGGAATTTCTAACCCTGATAAGCCTACAGTGGGTAAGGGCCTGGTAAAGGCGTACCCGAAGGTTGAACCACCAGTTGGTGCACCGCTTCCGCCGGCGAAGCCTGAATTTTAA
- a CDS encoding DEAD/DEAH box helicase, with protein MALGNEIRHLVDPGVYTRGRDLFERGQATVTDARRYQTHVNITSTCVGSRGDEYRQNNNLYFIDGRLDMFTSYCTCPYGWQCKHAVAAVLTYFDQDGMGGKASALVSQWRVELTRLFGEPQPDPGSLNDDGLDLTFVFTYTPAEEQQTRSFYYGYARDWLKFRPARPAKRPTQAKPWSFNDVTLKRFENCTEAKGLRPSHVNAVRKLLEESFYFNGNDGFSFLRNVGADVLDALRACHAAGIAFVEEATQLPLVTHFSGARATISVVENGDGLQVSSTVVLPDAVVVPTMTFGLPSVGCAWRDAQGVLNLAFFDEPATAEWDNLQHRNLVIEIPEEDREEFEDQYLDHITAGTGWVSPDSSFTPGEPAPPVLRATITAESWASRPPVARVSFAFAYGRRLFSLSDDHSARRNHDAEAQLLENLGFEPVDREYHGVDVFALLSVEVPRWQAAGVEVVFDELARELSEMREATEVQVALEAGSKDRDWFSLQATVCVEGVDVAMSALIEALNRPDKLLFLDNGIYVVVDDPDYQAFADLLEEARALTDPRRATAGVPGGRTTWWDELESLDAIDFTPDEWLAKALSAARAPQDPVSVPDSLNATLRTYQEVGFRWLAGLARRGLGGVLADDMGLGKTLQVLTMILAVPVQKPWLVVAPTSVVGNWMAEAEKFAPSLNVAVITATAKKTGLSPAEAAAGANIVVTSYALLRLEADDYAACEWAGVVLDEAQNVKNPTSKAFQAVRNLHAPRVFAITGTPIENSLSDAWSMFSLTNPGLLGGVKQFREYFEKPVLAGDQSKMDALRKRVAPFLLRRRKADVALDLPPIQQQIVPVKLEPSHRKLYDLHLARERQRVMGLLAEDPEGSKVEVLAALTRLRQLAIDPTLVEPESKAAPSKLNAFLELVGNIIAEGHRVLVFSQFTSYLRKVQQVLAEQQISASYLDGTTRDRATVIKDFTDGHDPVFLISLKAGGVGLNLTAADYVILLDPWWNPAAEQQAIDRAHRIGQTLPVTVFRLVSSDTIEDKVVALQESKRELMGAFLDPDAATGQTGGVELDEETLKHLFSGD; from the coding sequence GTGGCATTGGGCAATGAAATCAGGCACTTGGTTGATCCGGGCGTTTATACACGTGGGCGGGACTTGTTTGAGCGTGGACAGGCGACTGTGACGGATGCGAGGCGCTATCAAACCCATGTTAATATCACGTCTACCTGCGTGGGGTCTCGCGGGGATGAGTACCGGCAGAATAACAATCTGTATTTTATTGACGGTCGTCTTGACATGTTCACTTCTTATTGCACCTGCCCGTACGGGTGGCAGTGCAAACATGCGGTGGCCGCAGTGTTGACGTACTTCGATCAGGATGGGATGGGCGGGAAGGCCTCCGCGTTAGTTTCTCAGTGGCGGGTGGAGTTGACGCGTCTGTTTGGTGAGCCACAGCCTGACCCTGGTTCGCTTAACGACGACGGCCTTGACCTGACTTTCGTTTTTACCTACACCCCGGCAGAAGAACAGCAGACTAGAAGTTTTTACTATGGCTATGCGCGCGACTGGTTGAAGTTTCGGCCGGCGCGCCCGGCGAAGCGGCCCACGCAGGCGAAGCCATGGTCATTCAATGATGTCACTTTGAAGCGTTTTGAGAATTGTACTGAAGCCAAGGGTCTGCGACCTTCTCATGTGAATGCTGTGCGTAAGTTGTTGGAGGAAAGCTTCTACTTTAATGGCAATGATGGTTTTTCCTTCCTACGCAATGTTGGGGCGGATGTGCTTGATGCGCTGCGTGCCTGCCATGCTGCTGGGATTGCGTTTGTGGAGGAGGCCACCCAGCTGCCTCTTGTGACGCACTTTAGTGGTGCCCGCGCCACGATTAGCGTTGTGGAAAATGGTGATGGCCTGCAGGTTTCTTCTACGGTGGTGTTGCCGGATGCGGTGGTGGTGCCGACGATGACGTTTGGCTTGCCCAGTGTGGGGTGCGCGTGGCGTGATGCTCAAGGTGTGCTCAATCTGGCTTTTTTCGATGAGCCTGCCACTGCTGAGTGGGATAATCTACAGCACCGTAACCTGGTGATTGAGATTCCGGAGGAGGATCGGGAAGAGTTCGAAGACCAGTACCTTGATCACATCACGGCTGGTACTGGGTGGGTCAGTCCGGATTCTTCTTTCACTCCGGGCGAGCCCGCCCCGCCGGTGTTGCGTGCCACGATCACTGCTGAATCGTGGGCTTCGCGCCCGCCGGTTGCCCGTGTGAGTTTCGCTTTTGCTTATGGTCGGCGGTTGTTTTCGCTTTCCGACGATCACTCTGCTCGCCGTAACCATGATGCTGAGGCGCAGCTGCTTGAGAACCTGGGGTTTGAGCCTGTCGATCGCGAATATCATGGGGTGGATGTTTTCGCATTGCTCAGCGTTGAGGTACCTCGCTGGCAGGCTGCTGGTGTGGAGGTGGTGTTCGACGAGCTGGCTCGCGAACTATCTGAAATGCGCGAGGCCACCGAGGTGCAGGTTGCACTGGAGGCTGGTTCGAAGGACCGGGACTGGTTCTCTTTGCAGGCCACGGTGTGCGTGGAGGGGGTGGATGTGGCGATGTCTGCTCTGATTGAGGCCCTGAACCGTCCTGATAAGCTGCTGTTTTTAGACAATGGTATCTACGTAGTGGTTGATGACCCGGACTACCAAGCTTTTGCTGATTTGCTGGAGGAGGCCCGCGCGCTGACTGATCCTCGGCGTGCTACTGCTGGTGTCCCGGGCGGGCGTACTACCTGGTGGGATGAGCTTGAGAGTTTAGACGCGATCGATTTTACTCCGGATGAGTGGCTGGCTAAGGCACTGTCGGCAGCACGAGCCCCGCAGGACCCTGTGAGCGTGCCGGATTCCCTCAACGCTACGTTGCGCACGTACCAGGAGGTGGGTTTCCGCTGGTTGGCAGGGCTTGCGCGCCGTGGCTTAGGTGGAGTGCTTGCCGACGATATGGGTTTGGGTAAAACTCTTCAGGTTCTCACCATGATTTTGGCTGTGCCAGTGCAGAAGCCATGGTTGGTGGTGGCACCAACATCTGTGGTGGGTAATTGGATGGCTGAGGCTGAAAAGTTTGCCCCGTCTTTGAATGTGGCGGTGATTACTGCGACGGCGAAAAAGACCGGCCTATCTCCAGCAGAAGCTGCGGCCGGGGCGAATATTGTGGTGACATCCTATGCTTTGCTGCGTTTAGAAGCCGATGATTATGCTGCTTGTGAGTGGGCTGGGGTTGTTCTGGATGAGGCTCAGAACGTGAAAAATCCTACCTCGAAGGCGTTTCAGGCGGTGCGTAACTTGCATGCGCCGCGAGTGTTCGCGATTACTGGTACTCCGATTGAAAACTCACTGTCGGATGCCTGGTCAATGTTTTCTTTGACTAATCCTGGGTTGCTTGGTGGGGTGAAGCAGTTCCGCGAATATTTTGAAAAGCCTGTGCTTGCTGGTGACCAGTCGAAGATGGATGCCTTGCGTAAGCGTGTAGCACCGTTTTTGCTGCGTCGTCGAAAAGCGGACGTAGCGCTGGATTTACCGCCAATTCAGCAGCAGATCGTGCCTGTGAAGCTGGAGCCTAGTCACCGTAAACTGTATGACCTGCACTTGGCTAGGGAGCGCCAACGTGTGATGGGTCTGTTGGCTGAAGATCCTGAAGGCAGCAAGGTAGAAGTGTTGGCCGCACTGACCAGACTGCGCCAACTGGCAATTGACCCTACTTTGGTGGAGCCTGAATCGAAGGCGGCACCGTCGAAGCTGAACGCTTTTCTTGAATTGGTGGGTAACATTATCGCCGAAGGTCACCGTGTGCTGGTATTTAGCCAGTTCACCAGCTACCTGCGCAAAGTGCAGCAAGTGCTGGCTGAGCAGCAAATCAGTGCGAGCTACTTGGATGGAACCACTCGCGACCGTGCCACGGTGATCAAAGATTTTACTGATGGTCATGATCCAGTGTTTTTGATCAGTTTGAAGGCCGGGGGAGTAGGCCTGAATCTGACAGCGGCAGATTATGTGATCTTGTTGGATCCGTGGTGGAATCCGGCTGCAGAGCAGCAGGCTATTGACCGTGCACATCGCATCGGCCAGACCCTGCCTGTGACGGTGTTTCGGCTGGTGTCATCAGACACGATTGAAGACAAGGTGGTGGCCTTGCAGGAAAGTAAACGTGAGTTGATGGGGGCATTTCTGGACCCGGATGCAGCAACAGGTCAAACAGGCGGGGTAGAACTCGACGAAGAAACCCTGAAGCACTTGTTTAGTGGTGACTAG
- a CDS encoding Fic family protein: MEGLRGIVDKYREFQDREGATRLFVELAKAQPFEDGNKRTALLAAIVVLPGDETLVVPYDSAGPGDSEATFHDLLTRAYIFDEIEPVVHFMCEWSAGRR; this comes from the coding sequence ATGGAAGGGTTGCGTGGGATCGTCGATAAGTATCGAGAGTTTCAAGACCGTGAAGGGGCCACGCGATTGTTTGTTGAGCTTGCAAAGGCACAGCCCTTTGAAGACGGGAACAAGCGCACAGCGTTGCTGGCGGCAATTGTTGTCCTACCCGGCGATGAAACGCTGGTAGTTCCCTACGATTCTGCTGGTCCGGGCGATAGCGAAGCCACATTTCATGACCTGCTGACGCGCGCTTATATCTTCGATGAAATCGAGCCGGTTGTGCATTTTATGTGCGAGTGGTCAGCGGGTCGTCGATAA
- a CDS encoding PTS sugar transporter subunit IIA, which yields MSTLNELLLPGAVNLHAPATDWREAITIAGTLLENGGAITSEYTEAMIESVETTGPYIVVAPGFAFAHARPSEAVKKTAISWVYLDEPVEFGHKKNDPVNLVVALAAVDSSSHTSAMKELATLLADSERRVRVESADTEEELREALTEELSTRGAGSSAVGTHTAAASASEQARSTDENAVPSKNKILTVCGNGLGTSLFLKNSLDKVLVTWGWDQYLDVEATDTISAKGRAKEADFLLTSGEIAATLGDVGVPVYVIEDFTDLSEIDDALRELYAI from the coding sequence ATGTCCACTCTTAATGAATTACTGCTTCCCGGCGCAGTAAACCTTCACGCACCGGCGACTGATTGGCGCGAGGCCATCACTATAGCCGGTACATTGCTAGAAAATGGCGGAGCCATCACCAGCGAGTACACCGAAGCAATGATCGAGAGCGTTGAAACTACCGGTCCATACATCGTGGTGGCACCGGGTTTCGCGTTTGCTCACGCGCGCCCATCAGAGGCCGTGAAAAAGACCGCAATCTCCTGGGTTTACCTTGACGAACCAGTCGAGTTTGGCCATAAAAAGAATGACCCAGTTAACTTGGTCGTTGCGTTGGCAGCAGTTGATAGCTCCTCCCATACCTCGGCAATGAAGGAACTGGCAACGCTGTTGGCTGACTCCGAACGACGAGTTCGTGTTGAATCAGCCGATACTGAGGAAGAACTGCGTGAGGCCCTGACCGAGGAGCTGTCTACCCGTGGTGCGGGATCCTCTGCGGTAGGCACACACACCGCTGCCGCTTCCGCTTCCGAGCAGGCACGGTCCACCGATGAGAATGCCGTGCCCAGCAAGAACAAGATTCTGACAGTGTGTGGCAATGGGTTGGGAACATCGTTGTTCCTGAAGAACTCACTCGATAAGGTTCTGGTCACCTGGGGCTGGGATCAATACTTAGATGTCGAGGCGACCGACACCATTTCCGCAAAGGGACGGGCCAAGGAGGCAGATTTCCTCCTGACTTCCGGCGAGATTGCAGCCACCCTTGGTGATGTAGGAGTGCCCGTTTACGTTATTGAAGACTTCACTGATCTATCAGAAATTGACGACGCGCTTCGCGAGCTCTACGCAATTTAG
- a CDS encoding BglG family transcription antiterminator, with protein MEWLSDFAHRLLSELTKAGTYVSAKELSELLGASPKTIYRTVREINETSSVGEVVSSRRGVGYRVEAADVFSSVREPAVLTPVARRREILAVLLRAAPDRLDFELLSTRFFISESLLRADLRSTGKKIMDFGLSLRREHWKIWVEGTEVNIRQALSSLVDSTAVETMYVDPGFVENRFEESDLAFARQQVEVVEQRLGTTLLNPYDINLASHIYVRVTRSRRHENAVTPSINLAENSRDEKAWQVALYIVENAQRYLGVGALAEEIPYIYAHLVSSRKEHAATEVVTADDSAVVAANTLADSMTHTTGIDFSPLLLRNDLARHVRPLLNRLRYGIAISNPVVAQARAEYLDIFEALEHCVQGVSALSFPRMRSAFSRFTLLGKSRAYLVRCESWWVVLQISAPLSCYG; from the coding sequence GTGGAATGGCTCAGCGACTTCGCGCATCGCTTGCTTAGTGAGCTCACCAAAGCTGGAACTTACGTTTCCGCGAAGGAGCTTTCCGAATTGCTCGGCGCCTCACCGAAGACTATTTACCGCACCGTCCGCGAGATCAATGAAACCTCATCGGTGGGGGAAGTGGTTTCGTCTCGCCGGGGCGTCGGATACCGAGTTGAGGCCGCGGATGTCTTCTCAAGCGTGCGGGAACCCGCGGTACTGACTCCGGTCGCCAGGAGGAGAGAAATTCTTGCTGTCCTCCTCCGGGCAGCACCAGATCGGCTGGATTTTGAATTGCTCAGTACTCGCTTTTTCATCTCTGAGTCCTTACTTCGGGCGGATCTGAGGTCCACAGGCAAGAAGATTATGGACTTCGGACTTTCGCTTCGACGCGAGCATTGGAAGATCTGGGTAGAAGGAACTGAGGTCAATATCCGCCAGGCATTGAGCTCATTAGTTGATTCCACCGCGGTGGAAACGATGTACGTAGATCCGGGCTTCGTGGAGAACAGGTTTGAAGAATCCGACTTAGCCTTCGCGCGCCAGCAGGTGGAAGTGGTTGAGCAGCGGTTGGGTACCACGCTACTGAACCCTTACGACATTAATTTAGCTTCGCACATTTATGTCAGGGTCACGAGGTCTCGTCGACACGAAAACGCCGTGACACCTTCGATCAATCTCGCAGAAAACTCCCGTGACGAGAAGGCTTGGCAGGTAGCGCTGTATATCGTCGAGAACGCGCAGCGATACTTGGGCGTCGGTGCGCTTGCTGAAGAGATTCCATACATTTACGCCCACCTAGTCTCCTCGCGTAAGGAGCATGCAGCTACGGAAGTGGTCACGGCAGACGACAGTGCAGTGGTGGCGGCAAACACGCTTGCCGATTCAATGACTCACACGACTGGCATCGATTTCTCACCGCTACTGCTACGCAACGACTTGGCCCGCCACGTGCGGCCTCTGCTCAACCGTTTGCGATACGGCATCGCCATCTCGAACCCGGTAGTTGCCCAGGCACGGGCGGAGTATCTGGATATTTTCGAAGCGTTGGAGCACTGTGTGCAGGGTGTTTCCGCACTGAGCTTTCCGAGGATGAGATCGGCTTTCTCGCGCTTTACTTTGCTCGGGAAGTCGAGAGCCTATCTCGTCCGGTGCGAGTCTTGGTGGGTTGTTCTACAGATATCGGCACCTCTGAGCTGTTACGGGTGA
- a CDS encoding DUF2075 domain-containing protein produces the protein MTKVNYGEAFEAELKAYLDALDDDIKVASITHLLDYPTVYVVTSKSGTGKNDGHLVYVGETTNILKRTWQHIKQDPEKREDWKAFLETPGTELYVIGHEYFNKSLTLDIENRFMLFLQACSSVKRLNNRRTNEQNQYFTSESLDEIFTDIWNELHFREPNLFESPEEIKASAVYKASPFHKLTDEQLQAKDRILESVNTALKTDEHGHQLILVHGAAGSGKTVLISSIFTELLLGANEENERFRELNSELDESTPAVDGYLVSAHDEQRIVYEDIAKKSGIYDGEPPRVLKPTTFINQFKSRAAAEVVLIDEAHLLLTQSNQGYSGGTNQLKDIIKRAKVVIAVFDQHQILETTQYWEKPIEEELAEYIKLEPITLTNQMRIKADTSTVNWIRTIIDESIILPFSEDSSGYAVRIFDSPHALHDAIKKKADQEETSLSRLIATYDWDYRGNRVNDESADGLWKVDIAHPEGRFVMPWNREIKQDRALMRRNQGKSWPEQEQTINEVGSTYTIQGFDLNYAGVILGPSVVYRDGRVTIDPSKSSYTKATRQRTLSDGSKKSFAGEFLSNQLNVLLTRGVNGLYIYAVDEDLREALHEATARIE, from the coding sequence ATGACCAAAGTCAACTACGGTGAGGCTTTCGAGGCCGAGCTAAAAGCATATTTGGATGCGCTTGATGACGATATTAAGGTCGCCTCGATTACACATCTGTTGGATTATCCGACGGTGTACGTCGTCACGAGCAAGTCGGGCACCGGAAAGAATGACGGCCATCTTGTCTACGTCGGTGAGACCACGAACATTTTGAAGCGCACGTGGCAGCACATCAAACAAGACCCAGAAAAGCGCGAGGATTGGAAAGCCTTTCTAGAGACCCCCGGAACCGAACTGTATGTGATTGGCCACGAGTATTTCAATAAGTCGTTGACTCTAGACATCGAGAATCGCTTCATGCTCTTCCTCCAAGCTTGTAGTTCCGTTAAGCGCCTAAACAACAGGCGTACTAATGAACAGAATCAGTACTTTACCTCTGAATCGCTCGACGAAATATTCACCGATATATGGAACGAATTGCACTTCCGTGAACCTAACTTGTTTGAATCACCGGAGGAGATCAAAGCTTCCGCGGTTTATAAGGCGTCTCCTTTTCACAAGCTAACCGACGAGCAGCTTCAGGCGAAAGATCGCATCCTCGAGTCTGTTAACACTGCTTTGAAAACGGACGAGCACGGGCATCAGCTGATTCTCGTCCACGGTGCGGCGGGGTCGGGTAAAACGGTTCTGATCAGCAGTATCTTCACGGAATTGTTGCTAGGTGCGAATGAGGAAAACGAGCGGTTCCGTGAACTCAATAGTGAGTTGGACGAGTCCACCCCCGCTGTCGACGGTTACCTAGTGTCGGCACACGATGAACAGCGCATTGTTTATGAGGACATCGCCAAAAAGTCCGGAATTTACGATGGCGAACCTCCTCGCGTTTTGAAGCCTACGACGTTCATTAACCAATTTAAGTCTCGAGCCGCAGCTGAAGTCGTACTTATTGATGAAGCGCACCTTTTGCTCACTCAATCAAATCAGGGCTATTCGGGAGGAACGAACCAGTTGAAGGACATTATCAAGCGGGCAAAGGTCGTCATTGCTGTTTTTGATCAACACCAGATCTTGGAAACTACCCAGTATTGGGAGAAACCGATTGAGGAAGAACTTGCTGAGTACATCAAGCTCGAACCGATCACGTTGACCAATCAGATGAGGATTAAGGCGGATACCAGCACCGTTAATTGGATTCGAACGATTATCGACGAAAGTATCATCCTTCCATTCTCTGAGGATTCCAGTGGATATGCCGTTCGAATCTTCGATAGCCCACACGCATTGCACGACGCGATTAAGAAGAAAGCCGATCAGGAGGAGACGTCGCTCTCGCGATTAATCGCAACCTACGATTGGGATTATCGGGGGAATCGGGTGAACGACGAGAGTGCCGATGGACTATGGAAAGTCGACATCGCTCATCCAGAGGGCAGGTTTGTGATGCCCTGGAATCGTGAGATCAAACAAGACCGCGCGCTAATGCGGCGGAACCAAGGAAAATCCTGGCCGGAGCAAGAACAGACGATTAACGAAGTAGGCTCAACGTATACGATTCAAGGCTTTGACCTGAACTACGCCGGCGTGATCCTGGGGCCATCCGTGGTTTACCGCGACGGACGAGTAACTATTGACCCGTCGAAGTCGTCGTATACAAAAGCCACCCGGCAACGCACCTTGTCAGATGGCTCCAAAAAGTCATTTGCAGGTGAATTCCTCAGCAATCAGCTTAATGTCCTTCTCACCCGCGGGGTCAATGGTTTGTATATTTACGCTGTTGACGAAGACCTCCGCGAGGCATTACATGAAGCGACTGCTCGCATCGAGTAA
- a CDS encoding PTS sugar transporter subunit IIB encodes MKIEKFFPEVRIVGLESMHTVTEGYIRDNHIELVISTIRGLELHSVPVVVVDAMLTERSQDSVRNALRRF; translated from the coding sequence GTGAAGATTGAAAAGTTCTTCCCTGAAGTACGCATCGTCGGGTTGGAATCTATGCACACCGTCACCGAGGGCTATATCCGTGACAATCACATCGAGTTGGTTATCAGCACGATCCGAGGTTTGGAGCTGCACTCTGTACCTGTGGTGGTTGTCGATGCCATGTTGACAGAAAGGAGCCAGGACAGTGTCCGTAACGCTTTACGACGCTTCTAA